In a genomic window of Streptomyces koelreuteriae:
- a CDS encoding HNH endonuclease has protein sequence MPHVLVLNASYEPLGVVPLRRALVLVLENKAVCLEESGAFLHSATVTVPAPSVVRLKRFVRVPYRGPVPLTRRALFARDGGRCMYCGGVATSVDHVIPRSRGGKHVWDNVVASCRRCNHVKADRHLFEIGWRLRHKPAPPSGLAWRIIGTGHRDPRWMPYLQPYGAEDAMARIDGIPA, from the coding sequence GTGCCGCATGTCCTGGTCCTCAACGCGTCGTACGAGCCGCTAGGTGTCGTACCGCTCCGCCGCGCGCTCGTCCTCGTCCTCGAGAACAAGGCCGTATGCCTCGAGGAGTCCGGCGCCTTTCTGCACAGCGCGACCGTCACAGTCCCCGCACCCAGCGTGGTCCGGCTCAAGCGATTCGTCCGGGTTCCCTATCGGGGGCCCGTTCCACTGACCCGCCGGGCGCTGTTCGCCCGTGACGGGGGCCGGTGCATGTATTGCGGTGGCGTCGCAACCAGCGTCGACCACGTCATCCCGCGCAGCCGCGGGGGCAAACACGTCTGGGACAACGTGGTGGCGTCCTGCCGCCGCTGCAACCACGTGAAGGCCGACCGACATCTCTTCGAGATCGGCTGGCGGCTGCGCCACAAACCCGCCCCGCCCTCCGGCCTCGCCTGGCGCATCATCGGGACCGGGCACAGGGATCCGCGCTGGATGCCGTACTTGCAGCCGTACGGCGCGGAAGACGCCATGGCCCGGATCGACGGCATTCCTGCCTGA
- the malQ gene encoding 4-alpha-glucanotransferase encodes MTAARPAEPPSEDLSRLAVLHGVATSYSPSPDRTVAASATAVTLTLAALGVDASTPGAVRAALATRERDQAARLLPPTVVGWGASLPAALAALPEGTRLRVDTEQGERRASAERLPPGVHRLTATAPDGRTADAHLIIAPDRLPTPPGRSYGLLVQLYSLLSRRSWGMGDLGDLAELAGWAGRSLGAGFVQVNPLHAAVPGAPTDPSPYRPSSRRFPDPVHLRIEDIPEAAYVEDPQRLRALLERSARLREAVLEKGALIDRDAVWELKREALGLVCEVPLGPGRRAAYGDFLAAQGRALEDHATWCALAEVHGPDWHRWPTGLRDPRSADTDRARVGLMDRVEFWSRLAWLTDTQLTAAQRAGREAGMPVGIVHDLAVGVHPVGADAWAQQDHFAAGMSVGAPPDAFNARGQDWGLPPWRPDRLADSGYAPFRELLRALFRYAGALRIDHVMGLFRLWWVPQGHPPTEGTYVRYDAEAMLAVLVLEASRAGAPVIGEDLGTVEPGVREALRERGVLGTSVLWFERDWDGDGRPLPPESWRADCLATATTHDLPSTAARLTGEHVELRDSLGLLARPLEEERAEAAADTGEWLSLLSRLGLLRGTGGGADASSEEAEIQALHRFLLRTPARMVGVWLPDGVGDRRPQNLPGTWDQYPNWRLPIADAEGRPVTLEELAASPRLHALVEVLREAPGPSGG; translated from the coding sequence ATGACCGCAGCGCGGCCGGCCGAACCACCTTCCGAGGACCTGTCCCGCCTCGCCGTACTGCACGGCGTCGCCACCTCGTACAGCCCGTCCCCGGACCGTACGGTCGCCGCCTCGGCCACCGCGGTCACCCTGACCCTGGCCGCTCTCGGCGTGGACGCGAGCACGCCCGGCGCCGTCCGCGCCGCGCTCGCCACCCGGGAGCGGGACCAGGCCGCACGACTGCTGCCGCCCACGGTGGTCGGCTGGGGCGCGAGCCTCCCGGCCGCCCTGGCCGCCCTCCCCGAGGGCACCCGGCTGCGCGTCGACACCGAGCAGGGCGAGAGGCGCGCCTCGGCCGAGCGGCTCCCGCCCGGTGTCCACCGGCTGACCGCCACGGCCCCCGACGGCCGCACCGCGGACGCCCATCTGATCATCGCCCCGGACCGGCTGCCCACGCCGCCGGGGCGCTCGTACGGACTGCTGGTCCAGCTCTACTCCCTCCTGTCCCGCCGCTCCTGGGGCATGGGCGACCTCGGCGACCTCGCCGAACTGGCCGGCTGGGCCGGGCGGTCGCTCGGCGCCGGGTTCGTCCAGGTCAACCCGCTGCACGCGGCCGTGCCCGGCGCCCCCACCGACCCCTCCCCGTACCGCCCCTCCTCGCGTCGCTTCCCCGACCCCGTGCACCTGCGGATCGAGGACATCCCCGAGGCCGCGTACGTCGAGGACCCTCAGCGGCTGCGCGCCCTGCTGGAGAGATCCGCCCGGCTGCGCGAAGCGGTGCTGGAGAAGGGCGCGTTGATCGACCGGGACGCCGTGTGGGAGCTCAAGCGGGAGGCGCTCGGGCTGGTGTGCGAGGTGCCGCTCGGCCCCGGCAGGCGCGCCGCCTACGGCGATTTCCTCGCCGCGCAGGGCCGGGCCCTGGAGGACCACGCCACCTGGTGCGCGCTCGCCGAGGTGCACGGCCCGGATTGGCACCGCTGGCCGACCGGCCTGCGCGACCCCCGCTCGGCCGACACCGACCGAGCCCGGGTCGGCCTCATGGACCGGGTGGAGTTCTGGTCCCGGCTCGCCTGGCTCACCGACACCCAGCTCACCGCGGCGCAGCGGGCCGGACGTGAGGCCGGGATGCCGGTCGGGATCGTGCACGACCTCGCGGTCGGCGTCCATCCCGTCGGCGCCGACGCCTGGGCCCAGCAGGACCACTTCGCCGCCGGCATGTCGGTGGGCGCGCCCCCGGACGCCTTCAACGCGCGCGGCCAGGACTGGGGCCTGCCGCCCTGGCGCCCCGACCGCCTCGCCGACTCGGGCTACGCCCCCTTCCGCGAGCTGCTCCGCGCCCTGTTCCGCTACGCCGGAGCCCTGCGCATCGACCACGTCATGGGCCTGTTCCGCCTCTGGTGGGTCCCCCAGGGCCACCCGCCCACCGAGGGCACCTACGTCCGCTACGACGCCGAGGCCATGCTCGCCGTCCTCGTCCTGGAGGCCTCCCGGGCAGGGGCGCCGGTGATCGGCGAGGACCTGGGCACCGTGGAACCCGGCGTCCGCGAGGCGCTGCGCGAGCGCGGGGTGCTCGGCACGTCCGTGCTGTGGTTCGAACGCGACTGGGACGGCGACGGCCGTCCCCTGCCCCCCGAGTCCTGGCGCGCCGACTGCCTGGCCACCGCCACCACCCACGATCTGCCCTCCACGGCCGCCCGCCTCACCGGCGAGCACGTCGAACTCCGCGACAGCCTCGGCCTGCTGGCCCGCCCGCTGGAGGAGGAGCGCGCCGAGGCCGCCGCCGACACCGGCGAATGGCTGTCCCTGCTCTCCCGCCTAGGCCTGCTGCGGGGCACCGGCGGCGGCGCCGACGCCTCCTCGGAGGAGGCCGAGATCCAGGCCCTCCACCGCTTCCTGCTGCGCACCCCGGCCCGCATGGTCGGCGTCTGGCTCCCGGACGGGGTCGGCGACCGCCGCCCGCAGAACCTCCCGGGCACCTGGGACCAGTACCCGAACTGGAGGCTGCCGATCGCGGACGCCGAGGGCCGCCCCGTGACACTGGAGGAACTGGCGGCGTCGCCCCGGCTGCACGCCCTCGTCGAGGTGTTGCGGGAAGCTCCCGGCCCGTCCGGCGGCTGA
- a CDS encoding mechanosensitive ion channel family protein: protein MAADPTPSPTPSGTQSPRVPSLQDAHESATNAAGWIEQNWSTWLAIGLRVLLIVVIAVVLRVVVRRAITKLIDRMNRNVPSLDGGAIGGLLVNVERRRQRSQAIGSVLRSVASFLIIGTAALMVLGTFQINLAPLLASAGVAGVAIGFGARNLVTDFLSGVFMILEDQYGVGDTVDAGVASGEVIEVGLRVTKLRGEGGEIWYVRNGEVKRIGNLSQGWATANVDVTVHSGEDLDKVKATLDEVAEKMGAEEPWNELLWGPIEVLGLDSVLLDSMVVRVSAKTMPGKSLTVERELRWRIKRTFDAAGIRIVGGATASAEEQLVDPTAGMAAPSVYANATSPQSAAASPLAPAAPTSTTK from the coding sequence ATGGCCGCCGACCCTACGCCGTCGCCGACCCCCTCGGGCACCCAGAGCCCGAGAGTGCCCTCGCTGCAGGACGCCCACGAGAGCGCGACGAACGCCGCGGGCTGGATCGAGCAGAACTGGTCGACATGGCTCGCGATCGGCCTTCGGGTCCTGCTCATCGTGGTGATAGCGGTGGTGCTGAGGGTCGTCGTACGACGGGCGATCACCAAGCTGATCGACCGCATGAACCGCAACGTGCCGTCCCTGGACGGCGGCGCGATCGGCGGACTGCTGGTCAACGTCGAACGCCGCCGTCAGCGCTCGCAGGCCATCGGCTCGGTGCTGCGCTCGGTGGCGTCGTTCCTGATCATCGGCACGGCCGCGCTGATGGTCCTGGGCACCTTCCAGATCAACCTCGCCCCGCTGCTGGCCTCGGCCGGTGTCGCCGGTGTGGCGATCGGTTTCGGCGCCCGCAACCTCGTCACGGACTTCCTGTCCGGCGTCTTCATGATCCTCGAGGACCAGTACGGCGTCGGCGACACGGTCGACGCGGGCGTCGCCTCCGGCGAGGTGATCGAGGTGGGTCTGCGCGTGACCAAGCTGCGCGGCGAGGGCGGCGAGATCTGGTACGTCCGCAACGGCGAGGTCAAACGCATCGGCAACCTCTCCCAGGGCTGGGCCACCGCCAACGTCGACGTCACGGTCCACTCCGGTGAGGACCTGGACAAGGTCAAGGCCACGCTCGACGAGGTCGCCGAGAAGATGGGCGCCGAGGAGCCCTGGAACGAGCTGCTGTGGGGCCCGATCGAGGTGCTCGGCCTGGACAGCGTCCTGCTGGACTCCATGGTCGTGCGCGTCTCGGCCAAGACCATGCCCGGCAAGTCCCTGACCGTGGAGCGCGAGCTGCGCTGGCGCATCAAGCGAACCTTCGACGCGGCGGGCATCCGGATCGTCGGCGGCGCCACGGCCTCGGCGGAGGAACAGCTCGTCGACCCGACGGCCGGGATGGCGGCCCCGTCGGTCTACGCGAACGCCACGTCTCCGCAGTCGGCGGCGGCGTCCCCGCTCGCGCCGGCGGCGCCGACGAGCACGACGAAGTAG
- a CDS encoding PadR family transcriptional regulator, translated as MSTRHILLGLLASGPSHGYDLKRRHDDRFPQARPLAYGQVYTTLQRLVRDGLAEVDGTDSDGGPERTMYRATEDGTRELSRWAGEIAPPAPFVANEIFAKVVVAILSGGDPAGYLSAQRAAHMERMRELTALKAAKGADLATVLSADYAVTHLDADLRWMTTTAARLTTLTAEVDAV; from the coding sequence ATGAGCACCCGCCACATCCTGCTGGGCCTGCTCGCCTCGGGTCCCAGCCACGGCTACGACCTCAAGCGACGCCACGACGACCGCTTCCCACAGGCGCGCCCGCTGGCCTACGGGCAGGTCTACACGACCCTCCAGCGCCTCGTCCGGGACGGCCTCGCCGAGGTCGACGGCACCGACTCGGACGGCGGCCCGGAGCGGACGATGTACCGCGCGACCGAGGACGGGACGCGCGAACTCTCCCGCTGGGCCGGTGAGATCGCACCACCCGCCCCCTTCGTGGCGAACGAGATCTTCGCCAAGGTCGTCGTCGCGATCCTCTCCGGCGGCGACCCGGCCGGCTATCTGAGCGCCCAGCGCGCCGCCCACATGGAGCGGATGCGCGAACTCACGGCGCTCAAGGCCGCCAAGGGCGCCGACCTGGCGACCGTGCTCTCGGCGGACTACGCCGTCACCCACCTCGACGCCGACCTCCGCTGGATGACCACCACGGCGGCCCGGCTCACCACCCTGACCGCGGAGGTCGACGCAGTATGA
- a CDS encoding MarR family winged helix-turn-helix transcriptional regulator: MNERPEQRRDPVDAIIGQWGAVRPELDTRAMEVFGRVSRLARAMADRLEDTYGRFGLSRGEFDVLATLRRSGEPYTLSPRRLSETLMLTTGGMTGRLDKLERAGFLRRSPDPHDRRGLQVTLTEEGLRLVDEAAVAGLTVQTEALSGLDEKQAGQLAGLLRELLAGTEGPAGR, translated from the coding sequence ATGAACGAACGCCCCGAGCAGCGCAGGGACCCCGTCGACGCGATCATCGGCCAGTGGGGGGCGGTCCGGCCCGAGCTCGACACCCGGGCGATGGAGGTCTTCGGCCGGGTCTCCCGGCTCGCCCGCGCGATGGCGGACCGCTTGGAGGACACCTACGGCCGGTTCGGGCTCTCGCGCGGCGAGTTCGACGTGCTGGCGACGCTGCGCCGCTCCGGCGAGCCGTACACGCTCTCACCGCGCCGGCTGTCGGAGACGCTGATGCTCACCACGGGCGGGATGACCGGCCGCCTGGACAAGCTGGAGCGGGCCGGGTTCCTGCGCCGCTCGCCCGATCCGCACGACCGGCGGGGCCTTCAGGTGACGCTCACCGAGGAGGGGCTGCGCCTCGTCGACGAGGCGGCCGTCGCGGGACTGACGGTCCAGACGGAGGCTCTGTCCGGCCTCGACGAGAAACAGGCCGGCCAACTGGCCGGCCTGCTGAGGGAACTGCTGGCGGGGACGGAGGGGCCGGCCGGGCGGTGA
- a CDS encoding beta-N-acetylglucosaminidase domain-containing protein, whose protein sequence is MGLRRGKRAVALAVAVVAGSLGAPPAAVAAPPAPGKAATPTPDMAGAGLSVWPRPQSLRGNGAPVEVTDEVALLTDPSADPYAVEALRALLRQAGARRVTDSAAPGALVVRAGTEPVRRNDRRALPSGGYELTVGRGAVSLTGTGEDGLFHAVQTLRQLLRPDGTIAAAVVRDWPGTAVRGITEGFYGTAWTHRQRMAQIGFMGRTKQNRYLYAPGDDLYRQARWREPYPAKQRAAFRELAERARANHVRLGWAVAPGQAMCFASDDDVRALTRKIDAMWALGFRAFQLQFQDVSYSEWHCEADADRFGSGPRAAAEAQSRVANAVARHLAERHPGAAGLSLMPTEYYEDGTTDYRRALASELDEGVEVAWTGVGVVPRTITGGELADAREALGHPLVTMDNYPVNDYDPGRIFLGPYQGREPAVATGSAALLANAMQQPEASRIPLFTAADYAWNPRSYSPGESWRAAIADLAGGDRRREQALSALAGNDASSVLNDEESAYLRPLTEAYWRDPAPGGDAARRLREAFTVLRELPRRLSDTALASEVAPWSEQLARYGRAGTAALDMLDAQRAGDRAAAWTAYRELGALRAGLESARAEVGTDVLDPFLRRAQKAYASWAGIDHEPPRNPGAPSDDRTLRFPRPRPLTAVTVLTDPGTEGTVEAHVPDQGWQPIGRLSGSGATEVRVRVRGGQGADGGDGSGDERGGSGAAEAQGQEADGRAGSGAGGARAQSQGADRWGGSGKARSSPDTGDARAQSRDPDGRAGSSEASADSGAGDARAQGQDADGRGDPGAGEAQGVDSPVDAVRVAGPAAARVRHLVPWFEDSPAASLELERDEVDAETGRGLRLTAGLGSLRPADARGRLTVEAPEGVRVRVPKGELTVERGTRAEVPVEVTVERGTPMRSYDIRLGFAGATRTLTVRAVPPTGGPDLARTGTARSSGDETPDFPASAANDGAPDTRWSSPVDDGAWWQVELPRPARIGQVVLRWQDAHPSAYRVQVSADGRRWRTAATVRDSRGGRESVRMDERDVRFLRVQGDKRATRFGYSLWSAEAYAITE, encoded by the coding sequence GTGGGACTGCGGCGTGGAAAGCGGGCAGTCGCCCTCGCGGTCGCCGTCGTCGCCGGAAGCCTCGGCGCCCCGCCCGCCGCGGTGGCGGCTCCGCCCGCCCCCGGCAAGGCCGCGACACCGACGCCCGACATGGCCGGAGCCGGCCTCTCCGTCTGGCCGCGCCCGCAGTCGCTGCGCGGAAACGGCGCCCCGGTCGAGGTCACCGACGAGGTCGCGCTGCTCACGGACCCGTCGGCGGACCCCTACGCCGTCGAGGCCCTGCGCGCGCTGCTGCGGCAGGCCGGTGCCCGCCGCGTCACGGACTCCGCCGCGCCCGGCGCCCTGGTCGTACGGGCGGGGACGGAGCCCGTCCGGCGCAACGACCGCCGCGCCCTCCCCTCCGGGGGCTACGAGCTGACCGTCGGCCGGGGCGCCGTCTCCCTCACCGGGACGGGCGAGGACGGACTGTTCCACGCCGTACAGACACTGCGGCAGCTGCTGCGTCCCGACGGCACGATCGCGGCGGCCGTCGTACGCGACTGGCCGGGCACCGCCGTACGCGGCATCACCGAGGGTTTCTACGGCACCGCCTGGACGCACCGGCAGCGGATGGCGCAGATCGGCTTCATGGGGCGCACCAAGCAGAACCGTTACCTGTACGCCCCGGGCGACGATCTCTACCGGCAGGCGCGCTGGCGTGAGCCGTACCCGGCGAAGCAGCGGGCCGCGTTCCGGGAGCTGGCCGAGCGGGCCCGCGCCAACCATGTGCGGCTCGGCTGGGCGGTCGCCCCGGGGCAGGCGATGTGCTTCGCCTCGGACGATGACGTACGGGCGCTGACGCGCAAGATCGACGCGATGTGGGCGCTGGGCTTCCGGGCCTTCCAGCTCCAGTTCCAGGACGTCAGCTACAGCGAGTGGCACTGCGAGGCGGACGCCGACCGGTTCGGCTCCGGCCCACGGGCGGCGGCCGAGGCGCAGTCCCGGGTGGCGAACGCGGTGGCCCGGCACCTGGCGGAACGGCACCCCGGTGCCGCCGGTCTGTCGCTGATGCCCACCGAGTACTACGAGGACGGCACGACCGACTACCGGCGGGCGCTGGCGAGCGAGCTGGACGAGGGCGTCGAGGTGGCGTGGACGGGCGTCGGGGTGGTGCCCCGCACCATCACGGGCGGCGAACTGGCCGACGCGCGCGAGGCGCTCGGGCACCCGCTGGTCACGATGGACAACTACCCGGTCAACGACTACGACCCCGGCCGGATCTTCCTCGGCCCCTACCAGGGCCGTGAGCCCGCCGTCGCGACCGGTTCGGCCGCCCTGCTCGCCAACGCGATGCAGCAGCCGGAGGCGTCCCGCATCCCGCTGTTCACCGCCGCCGACTACGCCTGGAACCCGCGCTCCTACAGCCCCGGGGAGTCCTGGCGGGCCGCCATCGCCGACCTCGCGGGCGGGGACCGGCGCCGCGAGCAGGCCCTTTCCGCGCTCGCCGGGAACGACGCGTCGTCGGTGCTGAACGACGAGGAGTCGGCGTATCTGCGCCCGCTGACCGAGGCGTACTGGCGGGACCCCGCGCCGGGCGGCGACGCCGCGCGGCGGCTGCGCGAGGCCTTCACCGTGCTGCGCGAGCTGCCCCGGCGGCTCTCGGACACCGCCCTCGCCTCCGAGGTCGCCCCCTGGTCGGAGCAGCTGGCCCGCTACGGCCGGGCGGGCACGGCCGCGCTCGACATGCTGGACGCGCAGCGCGCCGGGGACAGGGCGGCGGCCTGGACGGCGTACCGCGAGCTGGGCGCCCTGCGGGCCGGGCTGGAGTCGGCGCGGGCCGAGGTCGGCACGGACGTCCTGGACCCCTTCCTGCGGCGGGCGCAGAAGGCGTACGCGTCCTGGGCCGGCATCGACCACGAGCCGCCCCGCAACCCCGGCGCCCCCTCCGACGACCGCACCCTGCGCTTCCCCCGCCCCCGCCCCCTCACGGCCGTGACGGTCCTCACCGACCCCGGCACGGAGGGCACGGTCGAGGCCCACGTCCCCGACCAGGGCTGGCAGCCGATCGGCCGACTGTCGGGGTCGGGGGCGACGGAGGTACGGGTGCGGGTGCGGGGAGGCCAGGGTGCTGACGGGGGTGACGGTTCCGGCGATGAGCGGGGTGGTTCGGGTGCGGCGGAAGCTCAGGGCCAGGAGGCCGACGGGCGGGCCGGTTCGGGTGCGGGCGGGGCGCGGGCTCAGAGCCAGGGCGCCGACAGGTGGGGCGGTTCGGGCAAGGCGCGGAGCAGTCCGGACACCGGCGACGCGCGGGCACAGAGCCGGGACCCCGACGGCCGGGCCGGTTCAAGCGAGGCGTCGGCTGATTCGGGCGCCGGCGACGCGCGGGCTCAGGGCCAAGACGCCGACGGGCGGGGCGATCCGGGCGCGGGCGAGGCGCAGGGCGTCGACTCGCCCGTGGACGCCGTGCGGGTCGCCGGACCCGCTGCGGCCCGGGTGCGGCACCTCGTCCCCTGGTTCGAGGACTCCCCCGCCGCCTCCCTGGAGTTGGAGCGGGACGAGGTGGACGCCGAGACCGGCCGGGGCCTGCGGCTGACGGCCGGGCTGGGCTCGTTGCGGCCCGCCGACGCCCGGGGCAGGCTCACCGTCGAGGCGCCCGAGGGCGTACGGGTCCGGGTACCGAAGGGCGAGCTGACCGTGGAGCGCGGCACGCGGGCGGAGGTCCCCGTCGAGGTGACCGTGGAGCGCGGCACGCCGATGCGGTCGTACGACATCCGGCTGGGCTTCGCGGGAGCGACCCGGACCCTCACCGTCCGCGCCGTCCCGCCGACCGGCGGCCCCGACCTGGCCCGCACCGGCACCGCCCGCTCCTCGGGCGACGAGACGCCCGACTTCCCGGCGTCGGCGGCGAACGACGGCGCCCCGGACACCCGTTGGTCCTCCCCCGTCGACGACGGCGCCTGGTGGCAGGTCGAGCTGCCCCGCCCGGCGCGGATCGGCCAGGTCGTGCTGCGCTGGCAGGACGCCCACCCCTCGGCGTACCGCGTCCAGGTGTCGGCGGACGGCCGCCGCTGGCGTACGGCGGCGACGGTCCGGGACAGCCGGGGCGGCCGGGAGAGCGTCCGCATGGACGAGCGGGACGTGCGGTTCCTGCGGGTGCAGGGCGACAAGCGGGCCACGCGGTTCGGGTATTCGCTGTGGTCGGCGGAGGCGTACGCCATCACGGAGTGA
- a CDS encoding ABC transporter ATP-binding protein — MSRPVPLLTARGLAKAHGRTPALRGASVELRPGEILAVTGASGSGKSTLLHCLAGIVRPDEGSVTYDGRRLDDLDEKRLSELRRTEFGVVFQFGQLIPELTVLDNAALPLLLAGTDRARARDLAGEWLERFGVRGQQDLRPGELSGGQAQRAALARALVTGPKVVFADEPTGALDSLAGEQVMTALVHAARESGTAVLLITHDDQVAAYADREVQLRDGSLAAAGVTA, encoded by the coding sequence ATGAGCAGACCCGTGCCTCTCCTCACGGCCCGTGGCCTCGCCAAGGCGCACGGCAGGACACCCGCCCTGCGCGGCGCGTCGGTCGAACTGCGCCCCGGCGAGATCCTCGCCGTGACCGGCGCGAGCGGCAGCGGGAAGTCGACGCTGCTGCACTGCCTCGCCGGGATCGTCCGCCCGGACGAGGGCTCGGTGACGTACGACGGCCGGCGCCTCGACGACCTGGACGAGAAACGGCTGAGCGAGCTGCGCCGCACCGAGTTCGGTGTGGTGTTCCAGTTCGGGCAGCTCATCCCCGAGCTGACGGTCCTGGACAACGCCGCCCTGCCGCTGCTGCTGGCCGGCACCGACCGCGCCCGCGCGCGGGACCTGGCCGGTGAGTGGCTGGAGCGGTTCGGCGTGCGCGGTCAGCAGGATCTGCGGCCGGGCGAGCTGAGCGGCGGCCAGGCCCAGCGGGCCGCACTGGCCCGGGCCCTGGTCACCGGCCCGAAGGTGGTCTTCGCCGACGAACCGACGGGCGCGCTGGACTCCCTCGCGGGCGAGCAGGTCATGACGGCCCTGGTGCACGCGGCCCGCGAGTCGGGCACGGCGGTCCTGCTGATCACCCATGACGACCAGGTGGCGGCGTACGCGGACCGGGAAGTGCAGCTCCGGGACGGCAGCCTGGCGGCGGCGGGGGTGACGGCGTGA
- a CDS encoding FtsX-like permease family protein, which translates to MRADVRLAWELTRGSDRGEWWRVTLTATGAALATGFALTAVALASLRGQHRVGYAAGLLDQPGTRSGVIVSLLLLLVPVLGFLGQCARIGAVHRDRRLAGLRLAGATPWQVRRIAALETGLACLLGSTVATVFSVLLLLRLWDRPTALAWAGIALVAVAVPLLGAAAGALALRRVVASPLGWVRRVGPGSGRGPGLLFLAGILLVAALALLAVTTTATSAANRPGGGSPMMMAGAVLAVGAGAVWFSGAVAKATGRLLAARARSAATLIAAERLRDDPWSAARTHAAVLLVTVVGTGFMGIRQVLGDVVRSRKDLGESVTYYTTGLDLTGAAIAVAFAITLSGLAVGTAESLATRRRGLAAQSAAGVPRTVLGRALLLETALPLAPAVLLAGLGGLAIGTWYAVLSDRPVPWATALVPLAVYAACLLAAATSLPLLRRTVRPGELRYA; encoded by the coding sequence CTGCGTGCCGATGTGCGCCTCGCCTGGGAGCTCACCCGTGGCTCCGACCGCGGCGAGTGGTGGCGGGTCACCCTGACGGCGACGGGCGCGGCGCTCGCGACGGGCTTCGCCCTGACCGCCGTCGCCCTGGCGTCACTGCGGGGCCAACACCGCGTGGGCTACGCCGCCGGCCTGCTGGACCAGCCCGGCACCCGCTCCGGTGTGATCGTCAGTCTGCTGCTCCTGCTCGTGCCGGTGCTCGGGTTCCTCGGGCAGTGCGCCCGGATCGGGGCGGTGCACCGCGACCGGCGGCTGGCCGGGCTGCGGCTGGCCGGGGCCACGCCCTGGCAGGTGCGGCGGATCGCCGCGCTGGAGACCGGGCTCGCCTGTCTGCTGGGCTCGACTGTCGCGACCGTCTTCTCGGTGCTGCTCCTGCTGCGCCTGTGGGACCGGCCGACCGCCCTGGCCTGGGCGGGGATCGCCCTGGTCGCCGTCGCCGTACCGCTGCTGGGCGCGGCGGCGGGCGCGCTGGCGCTGCGCCGGGTGGTGGCCTCGCCGCTCGGCTGGGTGCGCCGGGTCGGACCGGGCTCGGGACGGGGGCCGGGGCTGCTCTTCCTGGCCGGCATCCTGCTCGTCGCGGCACTGGCGCTGCTGGCCGTGACCACCACCGCCACGTCCGCCGCCAACCGGCCGGGCGGCGGGTCACCGATGATGATGGCGGGCGCGGTCCTCGCGGTCGGCGCGGGCGCCGTGTGGTTCTCCGGGGCGGTCGCGAAGGCGACCGGGCGGCTCCTCGCGGCCCGGGCCCGGTCGGCGGCCACGCTGATCGCCGCCGAGCGGCTGCGCGACGACCCCTGGTCGGCGGCCCGCACCCACGCGGCGGTGCTGCTGGTGACGGTCGTCGGGACCGGCTTCATGGGCATCCGGCAGGTGCTCGGGGACGTGGTGCGCAGCAGGAAGGACCTCGGCGAGTCCGTGACCTACTACACCACCGGCCTCGATCTCACCGGCGCCGCGATCGCGGTGGCCTTCGCGATCACCCTGTCCGGACTGGCCGTCGGCACCGCCGAGTCCCTGGCCACCCGCCGCCGGGGCCTCGCCGCACAGTCCGCCGCAGGAGTGCCGCGCACGGTGCTGGGCCGGGCCCTGCTGCTGGAGACCGCGCTGCCGCTGGCCCCCGCGGTGCTGCTCGCGGGCCTCGGCGGCCTGGCCATCGGCACCTGGTACGCCGTGCTCTCGGACCGTCCGGTGCCCTGGGCGACCGCCCTGGTGCCCCTCGCCGTCTACGCCGCCTGCCTGCTGGCCGCGGCGACCTCACTGCCCCTGCTGCGCCGCACGGTGCGCCCGGGGGAGCTGCGGTACGCGTAG